The following are encoded in a window of Impatiens glandulifera chromosome 5, dImpGla2.1, whole genome shotgun sequence genomic DNA:
- the LOC124939325 gene encoding GATA zinc finger domain-containing protein 15-like, producing the protein MKPKELKEYISKAMKLKGKVVNYTKLRPLNAKPNSGHASDGSSSPSEYRNTDFPGPNPNHSINLNLPPQDSPQPTPFPDYNPTQYSTDYYPPQPQYPSNYFPPIFESQLQPNYYPPLQIEYPTGPNYYYGSGSMQPTNNMGSGYQSNDMPPTNNMGSGYQYGYQSNDLPPTNNMGSGYLSDIIQPYNNMDFGNYNNNNGNNNNSGNNNNGYNNNNGNNNNNNGDQDGCFIM; encoded by the coding sequence ATGAAACCAAAGGAATTGAAGGAATATATTTCCAAGGCTATGAAATTAAAAGGAAAAGTAGTTAATTACACTAAATTGAGGCCGCTCAACGCTAAACCGAATTCTGGTCATGCTTCTGATGGATCTTCTTCTCCTAGTGAATATAGAAATACTGATTTTCCTGGTCCTAATCCAAATCATTCgataaatttgaatttaccGCCACAAGATTCACCTCAACCCACCCCTTTTCCCGACTACAACCCGACTCAATACTCCACTGATTATTACCCACCTCAACCTCAATATCCCTCCAATTACTTTCCACCAATATTTGAGTCTCAGCTTCAACCCAATTATTATCCACCACTCCAAATAGAGTATCCGACCGgaccaaattattattatggatCAGGATCTATGCAACCTACCAATAACATGGGTTCTGGATATCAATCGAATGATATGCCACCTACAAATAATATGGGTTCTGGATATCAATATGGATATCAATCAAATGATTTGCCACCCACCAATAACATGGGTTCTGGATATCTATCTGATATCATACAACCCTATAATAACATGGATTTTGGCAATTATAACAACAACAATGGGAACAACAACAACAGTGGGAACAACAACAATGggtacaacaacaacaatgggaacaacaacaataacaatGGGGACCAAGATGGTTGCTTTATTATGTGA